Below is a window of Humulus lupulus chromosome 2, drHumLupu1.1, whole genome shotgun sequence DNA.
AATTCCCGCGGTTTTTAAAAggcattataatattatattacaaTATTACTTACCATTGCTATTATGAAGAATGTCCAAAGATCATTAAGGTGTTAAAAAACACTAGCTAGTGATGTCACTATAATAGCCATCAGCTATAATAGTCATTAGATTCCATTCCATTAAGCACACTATTTTGGACTTGTTTAATTAGTACTAATAAGTGTGAAGAGCATCATGCTTTTTTATAATCAAAGAAATAATAACTACTTTTTATtcattttgttatttattttattcttgaaTTGATCTTATATATTATTCATCAATGACACATTTATACCAATTTTATTTGTAAATTAAtagtatatttattttttttcactttAACATATGTTGTTGTTGGAAGTATCAACTTTCTCAAATTAAATGTAAAAAATATCTCTAAATGAATAGTTTCCATTTGATATCcttaaaaataaatgttacatcAAGAATACACATAAATCCAAAGATTAAAAAtgtaactaaaataaaataaaaaaggctAGCTAGGCATAGTTATGGTTGGTGGGTACCAGTGGCGGACCTAGAAATTTGCTCATTGGgacgaaaattaaaaaaaaataaaaggggcataaatataaaaacatacataaaaattaaattattgtaAAATTTAGAAGGGTGTAAATATccaaatatacatataaaaaggATTAAATTGCAAAATTTTAAAGGATATAAACATCAAGTTATATATAAAAATGActcaattataaatatattaaacttgtttaaagaaaaatcagGGTGGGTAATTGCCTACCTAGGCATAACGTGGGTCCGCCTATGTGGGTATCAAAATTCTCAAAATGTGGAGATATTAGATGAGTGGAGGTTCAAAAAGTTTTGATGTCGAAGTTTTGAAAAAATGCGTAAATAAGGGCACTTCTAATGGAAGAGGTAAAATGTTTAATTCTTTGTAATATAGAGAAAATattgttaaatagtcttccaacagatgatgtaaagttatatttatttacctaaatgaatagtatttctctatatatatagtgaaacattattaatcaaattataaatattttattattttttataaacttttgtatatatatgagtgtgatactattatatttaattattttgatttcttaaaatgaataaaatattttttaaaaatataatattgaaattatatagataaaaaatagagaagttgatgtatggtataatgtaaaagtttgaggtaaattataaaaaaaatatgttttggtggtgtattttgtaatatactttctctataatatttagctaaaactcacaaaaacacattccatcagttcctttatatatatatatttataagagttatacacaaactccaattaatctatatctacatttacatatcttttatataatattttaatattattatttttctttataagctttctctctcccatttagtatatatattttttttcaattattttattttactttaattaataaaatatgtttaaagatataatatttaaataatgtagagaaatatatagagaagctgatgtatagtataatgtaaaacttaaaggtaaaatagaaaaatgtataTTTTAGAAGGTATTTTAAAAGATGGAGTAGAGCATCCATTGGGAATGCTCTAATAAGAGATAGTCTAATAGTATAATACTTGTGAAATTAATAGTTTGTTTTGGACTGATATTGTAAATggtcttatatatataaataaatttatatgtaTACACACGCGCTATTATTCCTCTTAATGAAATTCAACAGGTCTTCATCTATCCATGAGATGCTCGTGACATCTCCAATTTATAACACTATATATGGTGTTGCATCATCATCAAAACTAAGGAATCTTAGTAccatatttttttttccattccaaccacaacaccaaaaaatatattctttattattatattatttttaaataaaatagaatattctttttattattatattatttatcatttatttatttaattaatcaattaagtaaaaatgttattattaattacataaaacttagttcataaatattaaaacttgacaaattaTAATAACACATTACATTTTCCTATTTAAATATTACActactaaaataaaatacattcaatTAACTCTAAAACATAACACACccttgaaatattaattaaattaaaataatttttagatACTATATTCGTCCtacaagtgtaacgccctggttaccccagaacagttacggtaaacagtgaactggaaatttgacccgctacccgagtcctttggttaaaaacgtgatctaagtgttattatcgggttaaggtgaaaaaccagtaaaaaggaaatgatacatttcattaagtaataaactgctcatgagcctttcaaaatgttcaCAAGTTGTTTAcagtacaaaatggtcgctattgtttcaaatttacaatcaccgccgacctaagcggcaaaaatagggtaaactcctagtccctctgagaactccctgaccgtggtggtcaagcggccaaatatgtacacaacaccgcctaagctctccactcaaggttgggtgagcttctctttccctttacatgcaccacatagcacccatgagccaaggcccagcaagaaaacacaataaagcatgatataatatcaacaatgatcataataatcatccaggactaacagtccaaaacagataggtgacagtagcaaaagtcacaacAGTGGGTTTAGCTCCcttcagccatgtgacgatagggtcaccagggcttaactgataagttatcctttcataagtttgatcaggataggtgtatggtgattggtcaccaacataaccttcctcccgcctcccgactctagagtcgtaactaaggacagcgtcccctagccatgtgacaaacagtcatcagggccatatgccctggctctgagtactagtcttagactagccaagcacttataagttcatcgactttagggtcggtccagcattaatgccatagagccattcaatgctgatatcgattagatctaatcttcatttggcccggcgttcataacgctctgccatttctgaccattgggtcagtgtccctgactagtcagtgccataaacaagtattcaacattcactagcatttaatatgcaatccaagtccacatataccaaccaacatgcttcaataacaaaccatgcatgtcatatacatatacagggtgcaactgtattcatacactgttttcttacctctggttcgagtgaaagttattataagaacgacccctgagaacgatcaacctttaaattccttgacggtcacctggtcataaccaaaatataggattcatcaataaaaatgataacagagggttcccaaaccaaaacctagcctccaagacatcaaacactactcaaccgggtactaggttcaaccccgaggcctaaggcttgaatccccaagctaaaaacacaattctggccaaaaatgccctgatgggccgcggctcacctccctgacagaggcattttTACCCCAGAAACCACCTTAGGCCGCGAcacaccatagacaggccgcggctcattacgcaaaaCAGCAAACACCAGCTGAATCTTCCccgcgttttcccttggaaccaaagcttcaaaccagttccaaacctcttccaaacattcAATTTAACCCCTAAACAACATCTATATCAAACCCCCACCAAAACCTAagctaaacatcaatcaaaacctccacAAATCCAAACTTCCATCAAGAAAACATAAGctgaaaaactaaaagaaaaacagagtacaaCCAGAAACcaatgactaaaactcacctcaaattcggaTTTGAACCTCcctcaatggctgaaccaagtctacaaacccagccctttgatttcctagcttgaaaccccactttgagctcaaaactccaaagaagaaagGGAAGGAATTGATGCACGGGAAGGAGAAAGAGAAAccctgtttttgctctgtttttctacagccatctaaggtcatataaatccaaacccaaatgactaaaatacccctaagtcacttaaggcttctaaaatcatttcaagggtaaaattggtactttccacttatcccgttaatcataattaacgcttcccaattccggctaatcccaatattctcaaacaccaataattcatatctcgttaccctagaattcccggtaacgctctaatcattaaaacaccccgagactcaccccgagccccgagcttaagcccattatgaccaaaccgataaatcatacttaaagatcgtctcatgccgagatactcgaaccaatccacattataatgtgacctcacaatatatcattgacatgcaaacaaatattcaattataccctcaacaggccaaattaccaacacacccctgtaaacaaatgtggactcacatgcatgcatttaacatcatattataatataattcatataaacatgcatgatttcatttaatggcataattaaacagttatggccctcccgacctactaatccagtcattaaaccatactagggaatccggggcattacaacaagtGTTCAATTAATGCATTTCGAAGTGCAATGTCAGCATCCTTGTCTTTGATTTTTCTATGTCGAGCTAGAAATTTTTGAAATCGAGCATCGTCATTACCCACCATCTCAACTTCTGGATTTGGCACTTCAAGTCGTTCTTCAATGGGTGCATTAAAGTCGCGTTCATCTTCTATCATCATATTATGCATAATAATACATGAAGTCATTATATCATGTAATATCATCTTATTCTATAGACGCGTTGGTCCTGCCACAATGAAAAATCTTGATTACAATACTCCAAACGCACGTTCTACATCTTTTCTACATGCTTCTTGTTTTCGAGCAAATAATTGTTTCTTCGGGCCAAGTGGCTTACGAATGGTTTGAACAATAGTTGACCATTTTGGATATATACCGTCGGCTAAATAATAACCCATATTATACTCGTTCcctttaatgacataattagaAGGTGGAGAAATACCCGCAACAAGATTAGCAAAAAGATGGGACACCTCCAACACGTTAATATCATTGTTAGATCCAGGTAGACCAAAATATGCATGCCATATCCAAATATCATAGTAAGCTACAGCTTCAAGAATAATATTCGGAGATCCACTACGACTAGCATATTGTCCTCCCCAAGCCGTAGGACAATTTTTCCATTTCCAATGCATACAATGGATCAAAGTCAAAAACTTGTTAACGTTATAGAAAATGGTAACTTTGAAAGAAATGAACTTCTGAGACAAAAGGTTGATGTGGCTAGAATGAGATAAgagaataaaattttattttaaggaTTTGAATTCTATATCCGATCCAGAGTTTCGCCAATTTATTCAAAGCGAAAAGAGAAAAATTTACAGATCAAGAGCACAAACATCCGAACATGGAGAACAAGAAGAAGGATCTCAATATCGAGCATCTCAGTTCCAAGGATCTCAATATAAAGAAGAACAAAGAGTTGGAGCTAAAGATGAACATCAACGATCTCAAAATCTTTCACAAGATTATAGTCAATATTATGACTATCTTGGCGGAACCgggaataatttttaaaattattagaaGTATGTCTTAGTTTGTTGTTTTCTGTTTTATGTTTGGTGTGTTTGATTTTAATATTAGAATGTaagtttgtaatattttaattatcttttgtatttttaatcaatttcaatgttaattttattttcttatagtgtAGAGTAAGAAATTTcatacacaaattaaaataaattatatacaaaattaattatgaaatatttgaaaatttatttagaaaattaaattacatgtgtatttataatttaaaaaaaacctAACATAAAATATAGACCCAAATAATACtcgtatgtttatatatatatatatatgatataaatatatttattttttaaaaaaagatatgatatatatatattaaaaaaagtgGGCTTTTGCTGTGTGATCAGTGCACATCATATATGTCGTGGCACTGTTCACATACAGCTAAATGGGGTAATATATGAAGTTGGGTTGGAGGTATATAACTATCACAGCATATATATGCTGTAATACCGTCGGGTTGGTGTTGGGCTGAGTATCTAAATCAATCAAAAATTCGATTATATTTGAATTATTCATTTTCAAATTACATCCACAATGTTCACAAATATTTGTTTTTTATTCTAaagattttttataatttaatctATAACCATTTTCGCGTTGAACTcataaatatctatattttttttagatatgtCTAAATCATTAGAATTTTGTCTTATAATTAAATCACTATTATACCTACTagttcttctatataaaaagtgtgtagataacagaaattcttgattttaacggttttttatttttttccgttaactttaacggaatattcttatatttaatagaatattcttatatttaattgtaGATTGTAagcatgacttaaacttaaataaaattaaataaattaagatatgatatttttgagatattttaatatgataattatttaaaaataataaaaccatacattttataatttaaataaaatttaattaaacttaaacttaatattatattaaacatataatatataatctttcgttgtcactgccaaattaaaaaactaggacaaacataaacttaaataaaaataaattaattaattgattaaaatgggataattttaagaaattttatgataatttaaattaataattaattcatatttatttaaaaataataaaggcatacataccattttttatcttataaatttgtgtgatagtttgtttttataaagtaattgaagttttttttttctttatcaaattcatcaaaggacattgcgagatacattgAAAACCAAAAAtaatttatgcatgtatactattgtctacactatgaatttttctatttttattatatttctattattaatttctttttaaatattattttattttatatatatgtcatgtagccatgaaATACATATCTATGTCAACATTGTGTttatatgtcatatatgtaaagattattgatataaatatttacatatactatagaaatataatttattatattatatatatatatttaaaaaaaatagtataccaatttttattaaaattatatacaatgtttacaactttaaaactaagtaaacgtgcatTTCATGTTAATCCtacctctatatatatatatatatatatatcatttacgGCGGGA
It encodes the following:
- the LOC133814250 gene encoding uncharacterized protein LOC133814250, producing the protein MHWKWKNCPTAWGGQYASRSGSPNIILEAVAYYDIWIWHAYFGLPGSNNDINVLEVSHLFANLVAGISPPSNYVIKGNEYNMGYYLADGIYPKWSTIVQTIRKPLGPKKQLFARKQEACRKDVEQDERDFNAPIEERLEVPNPEVEMVGNDDARFQKFLARHRKIKDKDADIALRNALIEHLL